In Myxocyprinus asiaticus isolate MX2 ecotype Aquarium Trade chromosome 16, UBuf_Myxa_2, whole genome shotgun sequence, a single window of DNA contains:
- the LOC127454062 gene encoding zinc finger protein 714-like, whose amino-acid sequence MDSDLLKIEEMVMGGGEAAAPDELAPEKAENTYTTIIIQNPTPAPVIQSYQHESLQCFQCFITFCNSKAKERHMKKSHREEYKQQLQQCDTLFTCYVCDRDFPSSEELTQHQSTHNKEDKPFKCAHCQECFRTFSELTTHRRQVCPERQFLCKECNETFRSPGLLRSHRLAQHPVRLEGEDADDPTKTYRCVKCGKGFEEETELLQHQENHAGEQHCNGSAPVKRRGRAPRAESAAAGEKKLKRKEEEEIGETNHSEGEVMANTGGRRGRQPKSAKELKAEDNKAEKKPKAIPQPSRQIPCTECDLTFPALALLRAHKKEKHTQRKPHPCGECEESFNRPEQLKAHMARAHSAGRYTCPTCGKSFSRESNLKAHQQTHGKEEKPAGQGKR is encoded by the exons ATGGACTCTGACCTACTGAAGATTGAGGAAATGGTAATGGGAGGTGGAGAAGCTGCCGCCCCTGATGAATTGGCCCCTGAGAAGGCGGAGAATACATACACCACCATCATTATTCAGAATCCAACACCAGCTCCTGTCATTCAATCAT ATCAGCATGAAAGTCTGCAGTGTTTCCAATGTTTTATCACTTTCTGCAATTCAAAAGCCAAGGAAAGGCACATGAAGAAGAGTCATCGGGAAGAGTACAAACAGCAACTGCAGCAG TGCGATACGCTGTTCACTTGCTATGTGTGTGACCGTGACTTCCCCTCCTCTGAGGAGCTGACACAGCATCAGTCGACCCACAACAAGGAGGACAAACCCTTCAAATGTGCACACTGTCAAGAATGCTTCCGCACATTCTCAGAG TTGACAACACATCGACGGCAGGTATGTCCTGAACGTCAGTTTTTGTGCAAAGAATGCAATGAGACGTTTCGAAGCCCTGGACTCTTGCGTAGCCATCGTTTGGCCCAGCACCCTGTGCGCCTGGAGGGAGAGGATGCAGATGATCCCACCAAGACTTACCGATGTGTTAAATGTGGTAAGGGTTTTGAAGAAGAGACAGAGCTCCTGCAACACCAAGAAAACCATGCAGGTGAACAGCACTGCAACGGTAGCGCCCCTGTCAAACGCAGAGGGAGAGCCCCAAGAGCTGAGAGTGCAGCTGCTGGTGAAAAGAAACTAAAGAGAAAGGAGGAGGAAGAGATTGGGGAGACCAACCATTCAGAAGGCGAAGTAATGGCGAACACAGGAGGAAGACGAGGGCGACAACCCAAATCTGCCAAAGAGCTTAAGGCAGAAGACAATAAAGCAGAAAAGAAACCAAAGGCTATTCCACAGCCATCTCGGCAGATCCCGTGCACTGAATGTGACCTCACTTTCCCTGCCCTGGCACTACTCCGCGCACATAAGAAAGAGAAGCACACACAGCGGAAGCCTCACCCTTGTGGAGAATGTGAGGAGAGTTTTAACCGACCAGAGCAGCTGAAGGCCCACATGGCTAGGGCCCACAGTGCTGGTCGGTACACGTGTCCCACATGTGGAAAAAGCTTTAGCAGAGAGAGTAACCTGAAGGCTCATCAACAGACCCATGGAAAAGAAGAGAAGCCAGCTGGTCAGGGAAAGAGATAA